In Lolium rigidum isolate FL_2022 chromosome 7, APGP_CSIRO_Lrig_0.1, whole genome shotgun sequence, the DNA window TTGATCTTTTCCTGATCATTCTATGATTTTAGCTAGCAATTTGGTGACTCTCtggctttcttttttcttttggaaaCATTCTGGACACCTCCCTTTCTGCTCTACTCTGTGTATGCATGCATCGGAAACTCATGAATTCGGTCACATGGCAGATCCTACCACTGAAAATGATGCGTGAAAGGGCACTACCACAGGCTGGTATTGTCGCCCGTCCTACTGGCAGGATGCATGGAAGCCTTTCTTACTCTAAATCTCCGATTGGTTCCATGAGCTCCATGATCAGATCATGTCCACAACGATGAACTATTGCCATGAAAACATGCATCTAATAATTTTGGAACATGCTAAGATTAATCTTTTATATGCTTTGGAgtaattatttatttatgtgaaaaTGGAGTTGTAATCACAGATTTTACTTTGTTTAGCCACTTCTGTTCATTTCTGTTTCTCATTGGTTTATTTGTTCTGTGATGATCTCATACTAGAATTCATTAAGGATTCTTATTTTGGAAGGTGACCGAGACTCTTCAATCGTGGCTTCTCAATTTCTTGAACCTCGGCCATTTTTCTTTGGTTGATAAATGCTATTTTTCTATTGCTTTAAGAATATAAAAATAGATCGATTAATCAGGAGATGGcccatttgtttttgttttttaggAAGAGGTAGCTAAACCATTCTCATAGATGGAGTATAGGGCGCATATGTCTTAAACAAAATGCATGTCATATTCCTAAGTCTACTCTAGACTAACTTATTCCCCTTGTCATCACCATTGAAAGAACTCCCTATTAATTTGCCTTGGCCCACACCTAAACCCCTGGTTCAACATCCACCCCACACTAACAGCAATGCTAAAACCTCTTGCACGAGTGTCAGATTCTGATCTACATTTGGAGTAGTTCCTTATGTACAAATGGAGTTGTGATCGTAGATTCTATTTTGTTTAGCCAATTGTATAAATCCTATGTTCATTTTTTTTCTCTCGTTGGTTGATTTGTTCTGTGATGATTTTCTACTGGAATATATAAGGATTCTTATTTTTGGAAGGTAACCAAGACTCTGCAATCGTGGCTTTTCAATTACTTCAAATCCCAGACATTCTTCTTTGATTGATAAATCTTAGAAGTTTTATGTctattgttttacaaatattattagatagataactCTCCTCTCAATTTTCTCTGGCCCGCACCTAAACCCCTGATTGAACATCCACCTCGCACTAGGCAACACCAAAGCCTCCTGCACGAAGCTAAGATTCCAATTTACAGACAGATTTCGAAAAGTTGACAATGAAAGAGATGCATTCACCTTGACCAATTCGGGGACGCCCAGCAGAATCAGACCCAGGCGGTTGAACCTTAATAGTAGGAATCCATCCCTTTGAATCCAAAGGGGCCTTGTGCTCATCTGCATCACACTGGATGAGTTCGGAGTGAACCATCTTAGAAATCGTGTCCTTCCTATCCAAAGGGGTCTTCGGGTCCTCCGTATCACACTGAACAAGTTCAGTGTGAACAGCTTTCTTAGAAATTATATTATCCTTTGTATCCAAGGGGGTCTTGTGCCCATCTGAATCGCACTGGATGAGTTCAGTGTGAACCTTCTTGGGAATTATATCATCCTTTGTGTCCAAAGGGGCCCCTTGCTCATGTGAATTTGTATCCAAAGGGGGCTTCTGCTCACAGGAATCACACTGAATGGGTTCAGTGTGAACCTTCTTATTAGAAATTATATTATCCTTTGCATCCAAAGGGGTCTTTTGCTTATCTGAATCACGCTGAATGAGAACCTTCTTAGGAATACTAGCATGCTTGGTATCGACAGGGGTCTTTGGCTTATCTGAATCACACCGAATGGGCTCCGGGACCTTCTGCAATTTCTGAAACGGGAACAGCTTGAGCAGGTCGTTGTACAGCGAAGGCACGCAGCAGATCAGCCTCGCATTCCTGCTAATAGGAGCAAAAAAGGGAAGAAAGGAAGCTAAGGTGTCAGCATTGAATCGCATTCCTGATAAATCTTTGGGGGCAGAAACAGGAAATAGTTGGGGGAGAAGAGAAGGAAATCTATGTATTGGGCATTTGTTTATTGATTGAAGGTGTGGGTGTTGGTACGTACCCGGAGGGGGAGAGGAGGGGCGGCAGGGTGGGCGGCGGGGCGACCCCGGCGACGGAATCGAAGGCGAGGATGCAGCGCCAGGGCCCCACGAGCTGGCCCTCGCGGTAGACGGGGCGGCCGCGCCAGTCGGTGGGGAGTATCCGCGGGGAGCCGACGGGGAGCGGGACCTCGCGGCAGGCGGTCGgggagaaggcgaactccctctccACCCAGCGCTCCCACTCGCGCCGCCCGACCACCTTGTACCCGTGCGCGCTCCTGACGGCACCTGCATGGGCGGGCAGGCACAAGGGTGTCAGAGTGTTGCACGCCGTGCGGCGGTACGAGGGGGGAGAAGGGTGAGGAGGGGCGAGACCGTTGTGGACGGTGCTGACGAAGACGGCGAGCGCGGAGAGggtggagacggcggcggcggcggcggcgtccatggAGAGAGGGGGGGGAGAGTGAGATTGGTTGGGGAACTTGAAGGGTTTTTTGCTGGTAGTAGTATTTCCCAAAATGTTAAACGGCGAAATGAGGGTACGCCCTCCACCGCTTGATTCCGCTGCGGTTTTTTGGATCGAGTTTTTGGATGCTGTAGATGCAATGTGGGTTTCTGCTGGCAGTTGTGCACTCACTCACAGCCCAAATCAGAACTCAGAAGCCTACCATTTCTGGGCTGCCATACATGGAATCCACACTGTCTAGTAAGTAGCAGGATACATGTACTATCTGAAATCTGTATTCGTGATTGCATCGGTCTTTCCTAGAATACACGGTTTTTATTTTCCATGCAGTGCAGAACGTTGCTCGGCCGGTGTGTGGGAAGGGGCAGAGCCAGCCGAGCCCCCCTAGACCTGGTAGCCTCGAGGAGAGATTGCAACGAAAATGCGCTCTCCTTTTCGTACCGATTCCGTGGCTTTTTTGCCGTATGAAACCTGCACGCGCTCTGCTCACTGATCAGTGACGCTCTCTCTCCCCCCTTCGGGTCTCAACTCTCAACGGACCCGTGGTCTCTCCAGCTATTCTGACCGTTTGGACTCTGGGGTTTTGGACGGACGGTCACACGCGGAAAACTGGGGCGTGGGTCCCTGCAGCGTGTGGTCATATCACTATCTCAGTCTCACTGGGTCATCTTCAGGCTGCAGTGGGCATAAAGTGCACGACTAATGCAGGAGAGAACGCGGGCCGAGCTTACAGGTGGCAGTGGCACACCGCACGACTGGTCCAAGGCGGTTTTGCGAGTACTGTCGTGTAGGGCGCGTAGGGACTAGGGAGAGTAAATTATCTGCGCGAGTTCCCTTCACAAAAATTCAACGATCTGTCCATAATTGTCAATAGCAGTATAAAAAAACTTAGGAGtgacaaaaaaaatataaaaaaatatttgGACAAATTAACGATGACTACAACCGTGTCCTCGTCTCTCCGTCATTGAAGTTTGGCAAAGAAAGTCGTAATAGAGCTTGTTGTACTAAATAGATGGGACGTTGCCGGTCATCTCCAAAGGTGAACCGTAAAACATATTGCATTTCAGTATGTTTCAGTCTAGTGGCAGCCTCCGGATATGGAAAGGGTCGCGGTTCGGTTGTGGGTGGCGCGGTTCCTTCCTGCCCACGCAGCGAGATTCCCGCGCCAGGGTGTATAAATTGGCTCATTAGGGAAGGGCCACACATGCACAGCCATGGCTCCCCCGTCTCCCCCCTTCCCCCGACGCCCGCTCACCACGTGGGCCCAGATCAGCGAGACCGCCATCGAGAGGTACCCTCCGAGCCAAAGCCGTCGTCGCAGACCCTCTTTGCGCCCCCACCACTacaggcactagtaggaaaacccttataggcgaagcttagttctgtggcgcaccgttttgagtgcgccacagaaacttattttgtggcgcacaaagctcggtgcgccacagaaatagcttaattttgtggcgcggcagccgaccatgcgccacaaaaacttggtgggccccacaacctgtcacccccaattatcggtgtacgtatttacgtggcgcacgcggTGCGCCGCGCCACGTA includes these proteins:
- the LOC124671484 gene encoding uncharacterized protein LOC124671484 encodes the protein MDAAAAAAVSTLSALAVFVSTVHNGAVRSAHGYKVVGRREWERWVEREFAFSPTACREVPLPVGSPRILPTDWRGRPVYREGQLVGPWRCILAFDSVAGVAPPPTLPPLLSPSGNARLICCVPSLYNDLLKLFPFQKLQKVPEPIRCDSDKPKTPVDTKHASIPKKVLIQRDSDKQKTPLDAKDNIISNKKVHTEPIQCDSCEQKPPLDTNSHEQGAPLDTKDDIIPKKVHTELIQCDSDGHKTPLDTKDNIISKKAVHTELVQCDTEDPKTPLDRKDTISKMVHSELIQCDADEHKAPLDSKGWIPTIKVQPPGSDSAGRPRIGQELPTPVQKQRRAQREYIASLTLGDIAQYFHLPIREASRTLRIGLSILKKKCRQYGIPRWPHRKIKSLDSLIQDLEYVLNDTEKDGAEQEEHTEKEDEKDDAMRSLAKRKRQLETEMATIHQKPTLDLMNETKQFRQFVFKRRYKAKHLAEEE